One genomic window of Oryctolagus cuniculus chromosome 11, mOryCun1.1, whole genome shotgun sequence includes the following:
- the SBF1 gene encoding myotubularin-related protein 5 isoform X4 produces MARLADYFVLVAFGPHPRGSGEGQGQILQRFPEKDWEDNPFPQGIELFCQPSGWQLCPERSPPTFFVAVLTDINSERHYCACLTFWEPVEPTQEAACAEHTVEREEEAEDGGLVQLSPAVPAQPGQLFAPKTLVLVSRLDHAEVFRNSLGLIYAIHVEGLNVCLENVVGNLLTCTVPLAGGSQRTISLGAGDRQVIQTPLADSLPISRCSVALLFRQLGITNVLSLFCAALTEHKVLFLSRSYQRLADACRGLLALLFPLRYSFTYVPILPAQLLEVLSTPTPFIIGVNAAFQAETQELLDVIIADLDGGTVTVPECVHVPPLPEPLQSQTHSVLSMVLDPELELADLAFPPPTASTSSLKMQDKELRAVFLRLFAQLLQGYRWCLHIVRIHPEPVIRFHKAAFLGQRGLVEDDFLMKVLEGMAFAGFVSERGVPYRSTDLFDELVAHEVARMRADESHPQRVLRHVQELAEQLYKNENPYPAVAMHKVQRPGEASHLRRAPRPFPRLDEGTVQWIVDQAAAKMQGAPPAVKAERRTTVPSGPPMTAILERCSGLHANSARRLEVVRNCISYVFEGKMLEAKKLLPAVLRALKGRAARRCLAQELHLHVQQNRAVLDHQQFDFVVRMMNCCLQDCTSLDEHGIAAALLPLVTAFCRKLSPGVTQFAYSCVQEHVVWSTPQFWEAMFYGDVQTHIRALYLEPAEDRAPSQEVGEAPSQEDERSALDVASEQRRLWPTLSREKQQELVQKEESTVFSQAIHYANRMSYLLLPLDSSKSRLLRERPGLGDLESASNSLVTNSMAGSVAESYDTESGFEDAETCDVAGAVVRFINRFVDKVCTESGVTSDHLKGLHVMVPDIVQMHIETLEAVHRESKRLPPIQKPKLLRPRLLPGEECVLDGLRVYLLPDGREEGAGGSGGGPALLPAEGAVFLTTYRVIFTGMPTDPLVGEQVVVRSFPVAALTKEKRISVQAPVDQLLQDGLQLRSCTFQLLKMAFDEEVGSESAELFRKQLHKLRYPPDIRGTFAFTLGSAHTPGRPPRGAKEKGPSLRTLSRNLVKNAKKTIGRQHVTRKKYSPPGWEHRAQPPAEDQDDEISVSEELEPSTLTPASALKPSDRMTMSSLVERACCRDYQRLGLGTLSSSLSRAKSEPFRISPVNRMYAICRSYPGLLIVPQSVQDNALQRVSRCYRQNRFPVVCWRSGRSKAVLLRSGGLHGKGVVGLFKAQNAPSPGQSQADSSSLEQEKYLQAVVSSMPRYADASGRNTLSGFSSAHMGSHGKWGSVRASGRSSGLGTDVGSRLAGRDALGPPQANGAPPEPGFLRPQRAALYIIGDKAQLKGVRPDPLQQWELVPIEVFEVRQVKASFKKLLKACVPGCPAAEPGPASFLRSLEDSEWLTQIHKLLQVSVLVVELLDSGSSVLVSLEDGWDITTQVVSLVQLLSDPFYRTLEGFRLLVEKEWLSFGHRFSHRGAHTLAGQSSGFTPVFLQFLDCVHQVHLQFPMEFEFSQFYLKFLGYHHTSRRFRTFLLDSDYERIELGLLYEEKGERRGQLACRSVWEYVERLSKRTPVFYNYMYAPEDTEVLRPYSNVSNLKVWDFYTEETLAEGPPYDWELAQGPPEPPEEERPDGSAPQSRRRVVWPCYDSRPRAQPDAISRLLEELQRLETELGRSPERWKDTWDRVKAAQRLEGRPDGRATPSSLLVSSVPHHRRSLGVYLQEGPVGSTLSLSLDSDQSSGSTASSSRQAARRSTSTLYSQFQTAESENRSYEGTLYKKGAFMKPWKARWFVLDKTKHQLRYYDHRVDTECKGVIDLAEVEAVAPGTPTMGAPKTVDEKAFFDVKTTRRVYNFCAQDVPSAQQWVDRIQSCLSDA; encoded by the exons GGAGTGGGGAAGGCCAGGGCCAGATCCTGCAGCGTTTCCCGGAGAAGGACTGGGAGGACAACCCCTTCCCCCAGGGCATCGAGCTG TTCTGCCAGCCCAGCGGGTGGCAGCTGTGTCCCGAGAGGAGCCCACCCACCTTCTTCGTTGCTGTCCTCACTGACATCAACTCTGAGCGGCACTACTGCGCCTGCTTGACCTTCTGGGAGCCGGTGGAGCCCACGCAG GAGGCGGCGTGCGCCGAGCACACtgtggaaagggaggaggaggccgAGGACGGAGGGCTCGTGCAACTGTCgcccgcggtgccggcccagccGGGCCAGCTGTTTGCTCCAAAGACACTGGTGCTGGTGTCACGACTGGACCACGCCGAGGTGTTCAGG AACAGCCTTGGTCTCATTTACGCCATCCACGTGGAGGGCCTGAACGTGTGCCTGGAGAATGTGGTTGGGAACCTGCTGACCTGCACCGTCCCCCTGGCCGGGGGCTCACAG AGAACCATCTCTTTAGGGGCCGGTGACCGGCAGGTCATCCAGACCCCGCTGGCCGACTCGCTGCCCATCAGCCGTTGCAGCGTGGCCCTGCTCTTCCGCCAGCTGG GCATCACCAACGTGCTGTCGTTATTCTGTGCCGCCCTCACGGAGCACAAGGTCCTCTTCCTGTCCCGGAGCTACCAGCGGCTCGCCGATGCTTGCCGGGGCCTCCTGGCACTGCTGTTTCCTCTCAGATACAG CTTCACCTACGTGCCCATCCTGCCGGCACAGCTGCTGGAGGTCCTCAGCACGCCCACGCCCTTCATCATCGGGGTCAACGCCGCCTTCCAGGCCGAGACGCAGGAGCTG CTGGATGTGATTATTGCGGACCTCGATGGAGGCACGGTGACCGTCCCCGAGTGTGTGCACGTCCCACCCCTGCCGGAGCCTCTGCAGAGCCAGACCCACAGTGTCCTGAGCATG GTCCTGGatccagagctggagctggctgaCCTGGCCTTCCCCCCACCCACAGCGTCCACCTCTTCCCTGAAGATGCAG GACAAGGAGCTGCGTGCTGTCTTCCTGCGGCTCTTCGCTCAGCTCCTCCAGGGCTACCGCTGGTGCCTGCACATCGTGCGGATCCACCCGGAGCCCGTCATCCGCTTCCACAAG gcagccttcctgggccagcgAGGGCTGGTGGAAGACGACTTCCTGATGAAGGTGCTGGAAGGCATGGCCTTTGCGGGCTTCGTGTCCGAGCGCGGGGTCCCCTACCGCTCCACAGACCTGTTTGACGAG CTGGTGGCCCACGAGGTGGCGCGCATGCGTGCGGACGAGAGCCACCCTCAGCGCGTGCTGCGCCACGTCCAGGAGCTGGCAGAGCAGCTGTACAAGAAC GAGAACCCATACCCGGCCGTGGCCATGCACAAGGTGCAGAGGCCAGGGGAGGCCAGTCACCTGCGGCGGGCACCCCGGCCCTTCCCCCGTCTGGACGAGGGCACCGTGCAGTGGATCGTGGACCAGGCGGCCGCCAAGATGCAGGGCGCGCCCCCTGCCGTGAAGGCTGAGCGGAGAACCACTGTGCCCTCGGGACCCCCCATGA CGGCCATCCTGGAGCGGTGCAGCGGGCTGCACGCCAACAGCGCCCGCCGGCTGGAGGTGGTGCGTAACTGCATCTCCTACGTGTTCGAGGGCAAGATGCTCGAGGCCAAGAAG ctgctcccGGCCGTGCTGAGGGCCCTGAAGGGACGTGCCGCCCGCCGCTGCCTCGCCCAGGAGCTGCACCTGCACGTGCAGCAGAACCGCGCGGTCCTGGACCACCAGCAGTTTGACTTCGTCGTCCGCATGatgaactgctgcctgcag GACTGCACCTCCCTGGATGAGCACGGCATCGCAGCCGCCCTGCTGCCCCTGGTCACGGCCTTTTGCCGG AAGCTGAGCCCAGGAGTGACGCAGTTTGCGTACAGCTGCGTGCAGGAGCACGTGGTGTGGAGCACCCCGCAGTTCTGGGAAGCCATGTTCTATGGGGACGTGCAGACCCACATCCGGGCCCTCTACCTGGAGCCAGCTGAGGACCGcgccccttcccag GAGGTCGGGGAGGCGCCGTCCCAGGAGGACGAGCGCTCGGCCCTGGACGTGGCTTCCGAGCAGCGGCGCCTGTGGCCGACGCTGAGTCGCgagaagcagcaggagctggtgcAGAAGGAGGAGAGCACGGTGTTCAGCCAGGCCATCCACTATGCCAACCGCATGAGCTACCTGCTGCTGCCGCTGGACAGCAGCAAGAGCCGCCTGCTGCGGGagcggccggggctgggggaCCTGGAGAGCGCCAGCAACAGCCTGGTCACcaacag CATGGCGGGCAGCGTGGCTGAGAGCTACGACACGGAGAGTGGTTTTGAGGACGCAGAGACCTGCGACGTGGCCGGGGCCGTGGTCCGCTTCATCAACCGCTTCGTGGACAAGGTCTGCACCGAGAGCGGGGTCACCAGCGACCACCTCAAGGGGCTGCATGTCATGGTGCCAG ACATCGTGCAGATGCACATCGAGACGCTGGAGGCCGTGCACCGGGAGAGCAAGAGGCTGCCCCCCATCCAGAAG CCCAAACTGCTGCGGCCGCGCCTGCTGCCCGGCGAGGAGTGCGTGCTGGACGGCCTGCGCGTCTACCTGCTGCCCGACGGCcgtgaggagggggcagggggcagtgggggggggcCCGCGCTGCTCCCCGCTGAGGGTGCTGTTTTCCTCACCACGTACCGCGTCATCTTCACGGGGATGCCCACCGACCCCCTGG TGGGGGAGCAGGTGGTGGTCCGCTCCTTCCCCGTGGCCGCGCTGACCAAGGAGAAGCGCATCAGCGTGCAGGCCCCCGTGGACCAGCTCCTGCAGGACGGGCTCCAGCTGCGCTCCTGCACCTTCCAG CTGCTGAAGATGGCCTTCGACGAGGAGGTGGGGTCTGAGAGCGCCGAGCTTTTCCGGAAGCAGCTGCACAAGCTGCGGTACCCGCCAGACATCCGGGGCACCTTTGCCTTCACCCTGGGCTCCGCCCACACGCCCGGCCGGCCGCCCCGGGGTGCCAAGGAGAAGGGCCCTTCTCTCAG AACCCTGTCCCGGAACCTGGTGAAGAACGCCAAGAAGACCATCGGGCGGCAGCACGTCACCCGCAAGAAGTACAGCCCCCCTGGGTGGGAGCACCGGGCACAGCCCCCCGCAGAGGACCAGGACGACGAGATCTCAG TGTCggaggagctggagcccagcACGCTGACCCCGGCCTCAGCCCTGAAGCCCTCAGACCGCATGACCATGAGCAGCCTGGTGGAGCGGGCGTGTTGCCGTGACTACCAGCGCCTCGGCCTCGGCACCCTGAGCAGCAGCCTGAGCCGGGCCAAGTCCGAGCCCTTCCGCATCTCGCCGGTCAACCGCATGTACGCCATCTGCCGCAG CTACCCGGGGCTGCTGATTGTTCCCCAGAGCGTCCAGGACAACGCCCTGCAGCGCGTGTCCCGCTGCTACCGCCAGAACCGCTTTCCTGTGGTGTGCTGGCGCAGCGGGCGCTCCAAGGCCGTGCTGCTGCGCTCCGGCGGCCTGCATGGCAAGGGCGTGGTCGGCCTCTTCAAGGCCCAGAACGCCCCTTCTCCAG GACAGTCCCAGGCGGACTCGAGCAGTTTGGAGCAGGAGAAGTACCTGCAGGCCGTGGTCAGCTCCATGCCCCGCTACGCGGATGCGTCTGGACGCAACACGCTCAGCGGCTTCTCTTCGGCCCACATGGGCAGTCACG GTAAGTGGGGCAGCGTCCGGGCCAGCGGGCGCAGCAGTGGGCTCGGCACCGACGTGGGCTCCCGGCTCGCCGGCAGAGATGCGCTGGGGCCCCCCCAGGCCAATGGGGCCCCTCCTGAGCCAGGCTTTCTGCGGCCCCAGCGTGCAGCCCTCTACATCATTGGGGACAAAGCCCAGCTCaag GGTGTGCGGCCCGACCCCCTGCAGCAGTGGGAGCTGGTGCCCATCGAGGTCTTCGAGGTCAGGCAGGTGAAGGCCAGTTTCAAGAAGCTGCTGAAAGCCTGTGTGCCCGGCTGCCCTGCTGCTGAGCCCGGCCCCGCCTCCTTCCTGCGCTCTCTGGAGGACTCGGAGTGGCTGAcccag ATCCACAAGCTGCTGCAGGTGTCGGTGCTGGTGGTGGAGCTGCTGGACTCTGGCTCCTCTGTGCTGGTGAGCCTGGAGGACGGCTGGGACATCACCACGCAG GTGGTGTCCTTGGTGCAGCTGCTGTCAGACCCCTTCTACCGCACGCTGGAGGGCTTCCGCCTGCTGGTGGAGAAGGAGTGGCTGTCGTTTGGTCATCGCTTCAGCCACCGAGGGGCCCACACCCTGGCCGGGCAGAGCAGCGGCTTCACGCCCGTCTTCCTGCAGTTCCTGGACTGCGTCCACCAG GTTCACCTGCAGTTCCCCATGGAGTTTGAGTTCAGCCAGTTCTACCTCAAGTTCCTCGGCTACCACCACACCTCCCGGCGCTTCCGCACCTTCCTGCTGGACTCGGACTACGAGCGCATTGAGCTGG GGCTGCTGTACGAGGAGAAGGGGGAGCGCAGGGGCCAGCTGGCCTGCAGGTCCGTGTGGGAGTACGTGGAGCGACTCAGCAAGAGGACACCCGTGTTCTACAACTACATGTACGCGCCTGAGGACACGGAG gtcCTGCGGCCCTACAGCAACGTGTCCAACCTGAAGGTGTGGGACTTCTACACGGAGGAGACACTGGCTGAGGGCCCGCCCTatgactgggaactggcccaggGCCCCCCCGAGCCCCCCGAGGAGGAACGGCCTGACGGAAGCGCTCCCCAGAGCAGGCGCCGTGTGGTGTGGCCGTGCTACGACAGCCGCCCCCGTGCCCAGCCCGATGCCATCTCACGCCTGCTGGAG gagctgcagcggctggagACGGAGCTGGGCCGCTCCCCTGAGCGCTGGAAGGACACCTGGGACCGCGTGAAGGCTGCACAGCGCCTTGAAGGCCGCCCAGATGGGCGT gccacccccagctccctgctggtgtccagTGTGCCCCACCACCGCCGCTCGCTGGGTGTGTACCTGCAGGAGGGGCCTGTGGGCTCCACCTTGAGCCTCAGCCTGGACAGTGACCAGAGCAGTGGCTCAACTGCATCAAGTTCCCGGCAGGCCGCCCgccgcagcaccagcaccctgtacAGCCAGTTCCAGACAGCTGAGAGTGAGAACAG GTCCTACGAGGGCACCCTGTACAAGAAGGGGGCCTTCATGAAGCCCTGGAAGGCCCGCTGGTTTGTGCTGGACAAAACCAAGCACCAG ctgcgcTACTACGACCACCGCGTGGACACGGAGTGCAAGGGTGTCATTGACCTGGCCGAAGTGGAGGCTGTGGCGCCTGGCACGCCCACCATGGGCGCCCCCAAGACCGTGGATGAGAAGGCCTTCTTTGAC GTGAAGACGACGCGTCGCGTTTACAACTTCTGTGCCCAGGACGTGCCCTCGGCCCAGCAGTGGGTGGACCGGATCCAGAGCTGCCTGTCAGACGCCTGA
- the SBF1 gene encoding myotubularin-related protein 5 isoform X2 — MARLADYFVLVAFGPHPRGSGEGQGQILQRFPEKDWEDNPFPQGIELFCQPSGWQLCPERSPPTFFVAVLTDINSERHYCACLTFWEPVEPTQEAACAEHTVEREEEAEDGGLVQLSPAVPAQPGQLFAPKTLVLVSRLDHAEVFRNSLGLIYAIHVEGLNVCLENVVGNLLTCTVPLAGGSQRTISLGAGDRQVIQTPLADSLPISRCSVALLFRQLGITNVLSLFCAALTEHKVLFLSRSYQRLADACRGLLALLFPLRYSFTYVPILPAQLLEVLSTPTPFIIGVNAAFQAETQELLDVIIADLDGGTVTVPECVHVPPLPEPLQSQTHSVLSMVLDPELELADLAFPPPTASTSSLKMQDKELRAVFLRLFAQLLQGYRWCLHIVRIHPEPVIRFHKAAFLGQRGLVEDDFLMKVLEGMAFAGFVSERGVPYRSTDLFDELVAHEVARMRADESHPQRVLRHVQELAEQLYKNENPYPAVAMHKVQRPGEASHLRRAPRPFPRLDEGTVQWIVDQAAAKMQGAPPAVKAERRTTVPSGPPMTAILERCSGLHANSARRLEVVRNCISYVFEGKMLEAKKLLPAVLRALKGRAARRCLAQELHLHVQQNRAVLDHQQFDFVVRMMNCCLQDCTSLDEHGIAAALLPLVTAFCRKLSPGVTQFAYSCVQEHVVWSTPQFWEAMFYGDVQTHIRALYLEPAEDRAPSQEVGEAPSQEDERSALDVASEQRRLWPTLSREKQQELVQKEESTVFSQAIHYANRMSYLLLPLDSSKSRLLRERPGLGDLESASNSLVTNSMAGSVAESYDTESGFEDAETCDVAGAVVRFINRFVDKVCTESGVTSDHLKGLHVMVPDIVQMHIETLEAVHRESKRLPPIQKPKLLRPRLLPGEECVLDGLRVYLLPDGREEGAGGSGGGPALLPAEGAVFLTTYRVIFTGMPTDPLVGEQVVVRSFPVAALTKEKRISVQAPVDQLLQDGLQLRSCTFQLLKMAFDEEVGSESAELFRKQLHKLRYPPDIRGTFAFTLGSAHTPGRPPRGAKEKGPSLRTLSRNLVKNAKKTIGRQHVTRKKYSPPGWEHRAQPPAEDQDDEISVSEELEPSTLTPASALKPSDRMTMSSLVERACCRDYQRLGLGTLSSSLSRAKSEPFRISPVNRMYAICRSYPGLLIVPQSVQDNALQRVSRCYRQNRFPVVCWRSGRSKAVLLRSGGLHGKGVVGLFKAQNAPSPGQSQADSSSLEQEKYLQAVVSSMPRYADASGRNTLSGFSSAHMGSHVPSPRARVTTLSNPMAASASRRTAPRGKWGSVRASGRSSGLGTDVGSRLAGRDALGPPQANGAPPEPGFLRPQRAALYIIGDKAQLKGVRPDPLQQWELVPIEVFEVRQVKASFKKLLKACVPGCPAAEPGPASFLRSLEDSEWLTQIHKLLQVSVLVVELLDSGSSVLVSLEDGWDITTQVVSLVQLLSDPFYRTLEGFRLLVEKEWLSFGHRFSHRGAHTLAGQSSGFTPVFLQFLDCVHQVHLQFPMEFEFSQFYLKFLGYHHTSRRFRTFLLDSDYERIELGLLYEEKGERRGQLACRSVWEYVERLSKRTPVFYNYMYAPEDTEVLRPYSNVSNLKVWDFYTEETLAEGPPYDWELAQGPPEPPEEERPDGSAPQSRRRVVWPCYDSRPRAQPDAISRLLEELQRLETELGRSPERWKDTWDRVKAAQRLEGRPDGRATPSSLLVSSVPHHRRSLGVYLQEGPVGSTLSLSLDSDQSSGSTASSSRQAARRSTSTLYSQFQTAESENRSYEGTLYKKGAFMKPWKARWFVLDKTKHQLRYYDHRVDTECKGVIDLAEVEAVAPGTPTMGAPKTVDEKAFFDVKTTRRVYNFCAQDVPSAQQWVDRIQSCLSDA, encoded by the exons GGAGTGGGGAAGGCCAGGGCCAGATCCTGCAGCGTTTCCCGGAGAAGGACTGGGAGGACAACCCCTTCCCCCAGGGCATCGAGCTG TTCTGCCAGCCCAGCGGGTGGCAGCTGTGTCCCGAGAGGAGCCCACCCACCTTCTTCGTTGCTGTCCTCACTGACATCAACTCTGAGCGGCACTACTGCGCCTGCTTGACCTTCTGGGAGCCGGTGGAGCCCACGCAG GAGGCGGCGTGCGCCGAGCACACtgtggaaagggaggaggaggccgAGGACGGAGGGCTCGTGCAACTGTCgcccgcggtgccggcccagccGGGCCAGCTGTTTGCTCCAAAGACACTGGTGCTGGTGTCACGACTGGACCACGCCGAGGTGTTCAGG AACAGCCTTGGTCTCATTTACGCCATCCACGTGGAGGGCCTGAACGTGTGCCTGGAGAATGTGGTTGGGAACCTGCTGACCTGCACCGTCCCCCTGGCCGGGGGCTCACAG AGAACCATCTCTTTAGGGGCCGGTGACCGGCAGGTCATCCAGACCCCGCTGGCCGACTCGCTGCCCATCAGCCGTTGCAGCGTGGCCCTGCTCTTCCGCCAGCTGG GCATCACCAACGTGCTGTCGTTATTCTGTGCCGCCCTCACGGAGCACAAGGTCCTCTTCCTGTCCCGGAGCTACCAGCGGCTCGCCGATGCTTGCCGGGGCCTCCTGGCACTGCTGTTTCCTCTCAGATACAG CTTCACCTACGTGCCCATCCTGCCGGCACAGCTGCTGGAGGTCCTCAGCACGCCCACGCCCTTCATCATCGGGGTCAACGCCGCCTTCCAGGCCGAGACGCAGGAGCTG CTGGATGTGATTATTGCGGACCTCGATGGAGGCACGGTGACCGTCCCCGAGTGTGTGCACGTCCCACCCCTGCCGGAGCCTCTGCAGAGCCAGACCCACAGTGTCCTGAGCATG GTCCTGGatccagagctggagctggctgaCCTGGCCTTCCCCCCACCCACAGCGTCCACCTCTTCCCTGAAGATGCAG GACAAGGAGCTGCGTGCTGTCTTCCTGCGGCTCTTCGCTCAGCTCCTCCAGGGCTACCGCTGGTGCCTGCACATCGTGCGGATCCACCCGGAGCCCGTCATCCGCTTCCACAAG gcagccttcctgggccagcgAGGGCTGGTGGAAGACGACTTCCTGATGAAGGTGCTGGAAGGCATGGCCTTTGCGGGCTTCGTGTCCGAGCGCGGGGTCCCCTACCGCTCCACAGACCTGTTTGACGAG CTGGTGGCCCACGAGGTGGCGCGCATGCGTGCGGACGAGAGCCACCCTCAGCGCGTGCTGCGCCACGTCCAGGAGCTGGCAGAGCAGCTGTACAAGAAC GAGAACCCATACCCGGCCGTGGCCATGCACAAGGTGCAGAGGCCAGGGGAGGCCAGTCACCTGCGGCGGGCACCCCGGCCCTTCCCCCGTCTGGACGAGGGCACCGTGCAGTGGATCGTGGACCAGGCGGCCGCCAAGATGCAGGGCGCGCCCCCTGCCGTGAAGGCTGAGCGGAGAACCACTGTGCCCTCGGGACCCCCCATGA CGGCCATCCTGGAGCGGTGCAGCGGGCTGCACGCCAACAGCGCCCGCCGGCTGGAGGTGGTGCGTAACTGCATCTCCTACGTGTTCGAGGGCAAGATGCTCGAGGCCAAGAAG ctgctcccGGCCGTGCTGAGGGCCCTGAAGGGACGTGCCGCCCGCCGCTGCCTCGCCCAGGAGCTGCACCTGCACGTGCAGCAGAACCGCGCGGTCCTGGACCACCAGCAGTTTGACTTCGTCGTCCGCATGatgaactgctgcctgcag GACTGCACCTCCCTGGATGAGCACGGCATCGCAGCCGCCCTGCTGCCCCTGGTCACGGCCTTTTGCCGG AAGCTGAGCCCAGGAGTGACGCAGTTTGCGTACAGCTGCGTGCAGGAGCACGTGGTGTGGAGCACCCCGCAGTTCTGGGAAGCCATGTTCTATGGGGACGTGCAGACCCACATCCGGGCCCTCTACCTGGAGCCAGCTGAGGACCGcgccccttcccag GAGGTCGGGGAGGCGCCGTCCCAGGAGGACGAGCGCTCGGCCCTGGACGTGGCTTCCGAGCAGCGGCGCCTGTGGCCGACGCTGAGTCGCgagaagcagcaggagctggtgcAGAAGGAGGAGAGCACGGTGTTCAGCCAGGCCATCCACTATGCCAACCGCATGAGCTACCTGCTGCTGCCGCTGGACAGCAGCAAGAGCCGCCTGCTGCGGGagcggccggggctgggggaCCTGGAGAGCGCCAGCAACAGCCTGGTCACcaacag CATGGCGGGCAGCGTGGCTGAGAGCTACGACACGGAGAGTGGTTTTGAGGACGCAGAGACCTGCGACGTGGCCGGGGCCGTGGTCCGCTTCATCAACCGCTTCGTGGACAAGGTCTGCACCGAGAGCGGGGTCACCAGCGACCACCTCAAGGGGCTGCATGTCATGGTGCCAG ACATCGTGCAGATGCACATCGAGACGCTGGAGGCCGTGCACCGGGAGAGCAAGAGGCTGCCCCCCATCCAGAAG CCCAAACTGCTGCGGCCGCGCCTGCTGCCCGGCGAGGAGTGCGTGCTGGACGGCCTGCGCGTCTACCTGCTGCCCGACGGCcgtgaggagggggcagggggcagtgggggggggcCCGCGCTGCTCCCCGCTGAGGGTGCTGTTTTCCTCACCACGTACCGCGTCATCTTCACGGGGATGCCCACCGACCCCCTGG TGGGGGAGCAGGTGGTGGTCCGCTCCTTCCCCGTGGCCGCGCTGACCAAGGAGAAGCGCATCAGCGTGCAGGCCCCCGTGGACCAGCTCCTGCAGGACGGGCTCCAGCTGCGCTCCTGCACCTTCCAG CTGCTGAAGATGGCCTTCGACGAGGAGGTGGGGTCTGAGAGCGCCGAGCTTTTCCGGAAGCAGCTGCACAAGCTGCGGTACCCGCCAGACATCCGGGGCACCTTTGCCTTCACCCTGGGCTCCGCCCACACGCCCGGCCGGCCGCCCCGGGGTGCCAAGGAGAAGGGCCCTTCTCTCAG AACCCTGTCCCGGAACCTGGTGAAGAACGCCAAGAAGACCATCGGGCGGCAGCACGTCACCCGCAAGAAGTACAGCCCCCCTGGGTGGGAGCACCGGGCACAGCCCCCCGCAGAGGACCAGGACGACGAGATCTCAG TGTCggaggagctggagcccagcACGCTGACCCCGGCCTCAGCCCTGAAGCCCTCAGACCGCATGACCATGAGCAGCCTGGTGGAGCGGGCGTGTTGCCGTGACTACCAGCGCCTCGGCCTCGGCACCCTGAGCAGCAGCCTGAGCCGGGCCAAGTCCGAGCCCTTCCGCATCTCGCCGGTCAACCGCATGTACGCCATCTGCCGCAG CTACCCGGGGCTGCTGATTGTTCCCCAGAGCGTCCAGGACAACGCCCTGCAGCGCGTGTCCCGCTGCTACCGCCAGAACCGCTTTCCTGTGGTGTGCTGGCGCAGCGGGCGCTCCAAGGCCGTGCTGCTGCGCTCCGGCGGCCTGCATGGCAAGGGCGTGGTCGGCCTCTTCAAGGCCCAGAACGCCCCTTCTCCAG GACAGTCCCAGGCGGACTCGAGCAGTTTGGAGCAGGAGAAGTACCTGCAGGCCGTGGTCAGCTCCATGCCCCGCTACGCGGATGCGTCTGGACGCAACACGCTCAGCGGCTTCTCTTCGGCCCACATGGGCAGTCACG tgcccagccccagagccaggGTCACCACGCTGTCCAACCCCATGGCGGCCTCGGCCTCCAGACGGACCGCGCCCCGAG GTAAGTGGGGCAGCGTCCGGGCCAGCGGGCGCAGCAGTGGGCTCGGCACCGACGTGGGCTCCCGGCTCGCCGGCAGAGATGCGCTGGGGCCCCCCCAGGCCAATGGGGCCCCTCCTGAGCCAGGCTTTCTGCGGCCCCAGCGTGCAGCCCTCTACATCATTGGGGACAAAGCCCAGCTCaag GGTGTGCGGCCCGACCCCCTGCAGCAGTGGGAGCTGGTGCCCATCGAGGTCTTCGAGGTCAGGCAGGTGAAGGCCAGTTTCAAGAAGCTGCTGAAAGCCTGTGTGCCCGGCTGCCCTGCTGCTGAGCCCGGCCCCGCCTCCTTCCTGCGCTCTCTGGAGGACTCGGAGTGGCTGAcccag ATCCACAAGCTGCTGCAGGTGTCGGTGCTGGTGGTGGAGCTGCTGGACTCTGGCTCCTCTGTGCTGGTGAGCCTGGAGGACGGCTGGGACATCACCACGCAG GTGGTGTCCTTGGTGCAGCTGCTGTCAGACCCCTTCTACCGCACGCTGGAGGGCTTCCGCCTGCTGGTGGAGAAGGAGTGGCTGTCGTTTGGTCATCGCTTCAGCCACCGAGGGGCCCACACCCTGGCCGGGCAGAGCAGCGGCTTCACGCCCGTCTTCCTGCAGTTCCTGGACTGCGTCCACCAG GTTCACCTGCAGTTCCCCATGGAGTTTGAGTTCAGCCAGTTCTACCTCAAGTTCCTCGGCTACCACCACACCTCCCGGCGCTTCCGCACCTTCCTGCTGGACTCGGACTACGAGCGCATTGAGCTGG GGCTGCTGTACGAGGAGAAGGGGGAGCGCAGGGGCCAGCTGGCCTGCAGGTCCGTGTGGGAGTACGTGGAGCGACTCAGCAAGAGGACACCCGTGTTCTACAACTACATGTACGCGCCTGAGGACACGGAG gtcCTGCGGCCCTACAGCAACGTGTCCAACCTGAAGGTGTGGGACTTCTACACGGAGGAGACACTGGCTGAGGGCCCGCCCTatgactgggaactggcccaggGCCCCCCCGAGCCCCCCGAGGAGGAACGGCCTGACGGAAGCGCTCCCCAGAGCAGGCGCCGTGTGGTGTGGCCGTGCTACGACAGCCGCCCCCGTGCCCAGCCCGATGCCATCTCACGCCTGCTGGAG gagctgcagcggctggagACGGAGCTGGGCCGCTCCCCTGAGCGCTGGAAGGACACCTGGGACCGCGTGAAGGCTGCACAGCGCCTTGAAGGCCGCCCAGATGGGCGT gccacccccagctccctgctggtgtccagTGTGCCCCACCACCGCCGCTCGCTGGGTGTGTACCTGCAGGAGGGGCCTGTGGGCTCCACCTTGAGCCTCAGCCTGGACAGTGACCAGAGCAGTGGCTCAACTGCATCAAGTTCCCGGCAGGCCGCCCgccgcagcaccagcaccctgtacAGCCAGTTCCAGACAGCTGAGAGTGAGAACAG GTCCTACGAGGGCACCCTGTACAAGAAGGGGGCCTTCATGAAGCCCTGGAAGGCCCGCTGGTTTGTGCTGGACAAAACCAAGCACCAG ctgcgcTACTACGACCACCGCGTGGACACGGAGTGCAAGGGTGTCATTGACCTGGCCGAAGTGGAGGCTGTGGCGCCTGGCACGCCCACCATGGGCGCCCCCAAGACCGTGGATGAGAAGGCCTTCTTTGAC GTGAAGACGACGCGTCGCGTTTACAACTTCTGTGCCCAGGACGTGCCCTCGGCCCAGCAGTGGGTGGACCGGATCCAGAGCTGCCTGTCAGACGCCTGA